Proteins encoded by one window of Agelaius phoeniceus isolate bAgePho1 chromosome 3, bAgePho1.hap1, whole genome shotgun sequence:
- the HAO1 gene encoding 2-Hydroxyacid oxidase 1: MSGRPVCIADFEEHARSFLPKSVYDYYSSGADDQETLAENVAAFSRWKLYPRVLRDVSVMDLSTCVLGHRVTVPVCVAATAMQRMAHPLGETATARACQAVGTGMMLSSWATSSLEEVAAAAPAGLRWLQLYAYKERRVTAALVRRAESAGYRGIFLTVDTPYLGRRRADVRNRFQLPPHLSLKNFSSSELAFSSGKDFGEDSGLAVYVADAIDATVSWEDVKWLRGLTSLPIVLKGILRADDAKEAVKLGVNGILVSNHGARQLDGVPATIDVLPEIVEAVEGKVEVFLDGGVRKGTDVLKALALGAKAVFVGRPVLWGLAYQGEEGAKEVLQMLKEEFRLAMALTGCRRVEEIDRTLIRRHQVLFSKI; this comes from the exons ATGTCTGGCAGGCCAGTGTGCATTGCAGATTTTGAGGAGCATGCTAGAAGCTTCCTGCCCAAGTCTGTGTATGATTATTACAGCTCTGGGGCGGATGACCAGGAAACCCTGGCAGAGAATGTGGCAGCATTCTCCAG GTGGAAGCTGTACCCGCGGGTGCTCAGGGACGTGTCAGTGATGGACCTGTCCACCTGTGTGCTGGGGCACAGGGTCACCGTGCCCGTGTGCGTGGCCGCCACCGCCATGCAGCGCATGGCTCACCCCCTGGGAGAGACGGCGACAGCCCGAG CCTGCCAGGCCGTGGGCACGGGGATGATGCTGAGCTCCTGGGCCACGTCGTCCCTGGAGgaggtggcggcggcggcgccggccggGCTGCGCTGGCTGCAGCTGTACGCGTACAAGGAGCGGCGGGTGACGGCGGCGCTGGTGCGGCGCGCCGAGAGCGCCGGCTACCGCGGCATCTTCCTCACCGTGGACACGCCGTACCtcggccgccgccgcgccgACGTGCGCAACAGgttccagctgcccccgcaCCTCAG CCTCAAGAACTTCTCGAGCAGCGAGCTGGCCTTTTCCTCAGGGAAGGACTTTGGCGAGGACAGCGGGCTGGCCGTGTACGTCGCCGATGCCATCGACGCCACCGTCAGCTGGGAGGACGTCAAGTGGCTGCGGGGGCTGACCTCGCTGCCCATCGTGCTGAAGGGGATCCTCAGGG CTGATGATGCCAAAGAAGCTGTAAAGCTTGGGGTAAACGGGATCCTGGTGTCAAATCACGGAGCACGACAGCTTGATGGGGTCCCTGCTACT ATTGATGTCTTGCCTGAAATCGTGGAGGCTGTGGAGGGGAAGGTGGAGGTGTTCCTGGATGGAGGAGTGAGAAAAGGCACGGACGTTCTCAAGGCCCTGGCTCTCGGTGCCAAAGCTGTTTTTGTTGGGAGACCTGTCCTCTGGGGACTGGCTTATCAG GGTGAAGAAGGAGCAAAAGAAGTTCTCCAGATGCTGAAGGAAGAGTTTCGCCTGGCAATGGCACTGACAG GATGCCGGAGAGTAGAAGAAATTGACAGGACACTGATCCGAAGACATCAAGTATTGTTTTCCAAGATTTAG